A region of Haliotis asinina isolate JCU_RB_2024 chromosome 7, JCU_Hal_asi_v2, whole genome shotgun sequence DNA encodes the following proteins:
- the LOC137292034 gene encoding chorion-specific transcription factor GCMb-like, with amino-acid sequence MSPFFKDGVWTVGNNQWLLDRVVKFDKFQLWPNGHARYVYSPEQEDGRRHVSGWAMRNTNNHNSLILKKSCLGVLVCNLDCLLENGEKVHLRPAICDKARRKQMNKPCPNPSCSGRLELMPCRGHCGYPVTHFWRHLNGAIYFQAKGYHDHPRPEAKSVAESRRHITGSRQCKSAGVPDNVYTERKRHASEPSLDIAQKKFFSSQTEDDVMCSCPPFECTCSNSRSYKGFLPTCDIFKDPYQPSASITQISITNAHASTPSFDHRLHAPDYNRSRASTFHGSSSLLYDEGKFPSYTATQPSLSVSCSTSQGIGQIPNFSSMFEPNSRQRDDSLFFRSDLFSKSFYDAPEIDHKTSAFIPTHSDPSTGYTRFDDVTNMDAAKGNNAGVKSEPDLSDPFNFCPKSRIGNMCDGHIDPSFSKYTDKFPDIPSIHSSERYFSIYGAEQTNQDRASSAFFSTCKSSDSHEAIGPSSPPRRLEELKPVQQKSHPNEAPKTAFDVLQNSFAHSNTKDTDIPWIRFREPPSFATSSCSTPGYGNGNYRQLPKTDTQNPNIHGNDGISRLPRYHSDYLQHQSSQSYQNIKQQLCNHSINITLTYN; translated from the exons ATGTCGCCGTTCTTCAAAGACGGGGTGTGGACCGTAGGAAATAACCAGTGGCTACTCGACAGG GTAGTCAAGTTCGATAAGTTCCAGTTATGGCCAAACGGACATGCGCGGTACGTGTACAGCCCGGAACAGGAAGATGGGCGGCGGCACGTGAGCGGTTGGGCCATGCGCAATACAAACAATCATAATTCACTCATTCTGAAGAAATCTTGTCTTGGCGTGCTTGTGTGTAACCTCGACTGTCTCCTAGAGAATGGCGAGAAGGTTCATCTTAGACCTGCTATCTGTGACAAAGCAAGAAGAAAGCAAATGA ACAAACCCTGTCCAAATCCATCATGTTCTGGACGTCTAGAGTTGATGCCATGTCGGGGTCACTGCGGCTACCCGGTAACCCACTTCTGGCGACATCTCAATGGGGCCATATACTTCCAGGCCAAAGGTTACCACGACCACCCCAGACCAGAAGCTAAATCTGTTGCAGAGAGTCGCCGCCATATAACCGGAAGTCGTCAGTGCAAGAGCGCAGGC GTCCCAGATAACGTGTACACAGAACGTAAGCGTCACGCCAGTGAACCGTCCTTGGATATTGCCCAGAAGAAGTTCTTCTCCTCACAAACAG AAGATGACGTCATGTGTTCCTGCCCGCCGTTTGAGTGCACCTGTTCCAACTCCCGATCGTATAAAGGTTTCCTGCCAACTTGTGATATTTTCAAAGATCCATATCAACCAAGTGCCTCCATTACGCAGATCAGCATCACCAATGCGCATGCCTCGACGCCATCATTTGATCATCGACTTCACGCTCCCGACTACAACCGATCTCGAGCTTCTACCTTCCATGGgtcatcttccttgctgtacgACGAGGGAAAATTCCCATCATACACAGCAACCCAGCCGTCTCTGTCTGTTTCCTGTTCGACGAGCCAAGGAATAGGTCAGATCCCTAATTTCAGCTCGATGTTTGAACCAAACAGTCGTCAAAGAGATGATTCTTTGTTCTTTAGGTCCGATCTGTTCTCAAAATCGTTTTATGACGCCCCAGAAATTGACCATAAGACGTCAGCTTTTATCCCTACTCATTCCGACCCGTCAACTGGGTACACACGTTTTGATGACGTCACTAATATGGACGCAGCTAAAGGTAACAATGCAGGCGTGAAGTCAGAGCCAGATCTGAGTGACCCGTTCAACTTCTGTCCCAAATCCCGCATTGGAAACATGTGCGACGGACACATTGACCCATCGTTCTCAAAATACACAGACAAGTTTCCAGatattccatccatccattcttCGGAAAGATATTTCTCTATTTACGGTGCCGAACAGACAAATCAAGATCGTGCAAGCAGTGCTTTCTTCTCCACGTGTAAATCAAGTGATTCTCACGAAGCAATCGGTCCCTCGTCTCCTCCAAGACGACTTGAAGAACTAAAACCGGTTCAACAAAAGTCCCATCCAAACGAAGCCCCTAAAACGGCTTTTGACGTTCTTCAGAACAGTTTTGCTCATTCAAACACCAAAGACACTGACATTCCGTGGATCCGGTTCCGAGAACCTCCCAGCTTTGCtacctcgtcatgctccacgcCAGGGTATGGTAACGGAAATTACAGACAGTTACCAAAAACTGATACGCAAAATCCAAACATCCACGGAAATGACGGAATCTCCAGACTTCCTCGTTACCATAGCGACTATCTCCAGCACCAGAGTAGCCAATCGTACCAGAACATAAAACAACAACTTTGTAATCACAGTATAAACATCACTCTAACATACAATTAA